In the SAR324 cluster bacterium genome, one interval contains:
- the uvrA gene encoding excinuclease ABC subunit UvrA yields the protein MSEEPNSNLNSEHSSKINDMIRVTGACEHNLKNLSLDIPKDTLTVFTGVSGSGKSSLAFDTIFQEGQRRFVESLSAYARQFLGQLEKPKVEHIEGLSPTISVDQKTVNRNPRSTVGTVTEIYDHLRLLFARLGQPHCPECKTPISSQTPEQITDHAYAVALDEACSLLAPMVRERKGEYRKEIQQWVQDGFVRARIDGEIRRLDEEIELKRYEKHSIELVLDRLVLSLDEKSRLTEGIEKALKMSEGLVILNFEGEDHLFSQLSACPTCQISLPEQEPRLFSFNAPQGACPTCNGLGETRQFLEDRLCDSEKTLTDGAVQCVTANGNIHFTKIDKSHLHAAAKMLGLDLNSSWGELPEQQREQFLKGNAQVSLYVGNVFRFPSHLKKQIKAGKWAGVIPILEFVYRFAKGPLERFQMRAVCPDCSGSRLNAMARAVTFRDQNIVDLGDCSVTEALTFFEGLELTYREELIGRDLFREIRARLSFLSEVGLGYLSLQRSAATLSGGEGQRIRLASQLGSGLQGVLYVLDEPSIGLHQSDNQRLIKTLEMLRDRGNTVFVVEHDEETIRAADHIIDIGPTAGRDGGNITAQGGFQEILDSPESVTAQFLVGKEKMPVPTERRTPDGRCLSIRNARLHNLLGLDVEIPLGLFVVLAGVSGSGKSSLVHGILRPALLQHLQGNGKDDSNEPTEEETSKEIKGKWDHVTGLEHLDRLIEINQSPIGRTPRSNPATYTKVFDLIRDLFTMLPESRIRGYNKGRFSFNVKGGRCEDCKGAGLKTIEMQFLSDVQIPCETCDGKRFNAETLQIRYKHKTIFEILELTISEAAELFENQPKILHILQTLLDVGLGYVKLGQPSTTLSGGEAQRVKLASELRKKSTGRTLYLFDEPTTGLHFQDIRTLLQTLDRLAEQGNSVLVIEHNLDVLRFADQVIELGPGGGKFGGKLVGNGTPEELAELNTLTGGFLKPLLETQLSEESPRAEEVNEHNAINGFRSEKKERDLVVRGASKNNLRHVDVEIPKHQFTVITGVSGSGKTSLAFDTIFAEGQARYVESLSTYARRFLGRMDKAPVDSIDGLAPAIAINQKASSRNPRSIVATTTEIFDYLRLLYARIGVAHCPKTGLPLKSFTATRAARFLIDHYDGDRLEILAPLFRSDSKHPTLLKHPKEFPEHQAALQQSGFLRVYVGDKLILFDDWESESKKLKLTKSVAVWLVVDRIRVSVDEQQRLAESASIAYEQGIGLFCARRPDDQKMIWFSEVPGNVQSDYYLTQELNPRMFSFNSHVGACPDCDGLGEIELTGNLDFDEDTDLDSLVFRACKTCDGERLKPEYRSVLIRQRNILQLCRLRVDEALREVSTWELSATEQAIAEQALHEILSRLKFLHNVGLGYLTLDQRSNTLSGGEAQRIRLASQIGSGLTGVLYVLDEPTIGLHPRDTERLLKTLLQLRDLGNTVLLVEHDLDVINRADHLIDIGPGAGHYGGKIIASGTPGDLALDSESLTGQYLSHRQRILIPHRRLPNPARQITISNAKVNNLKDISVDIPKGCLTVVTGVSGSGKSSLIIDVLQKAVAKKLSGYVGEIGEHKTIKGLEQLKYLRIIDQEPIGRTPRSNPSTYTGALSPIRDLFSKLPAARQRGFAPRRFSFNSVEGRCAACDGLGYHLIEMHFLSDVWVTCDQCQGKRYNRETLSVEYKGHTIADVLNLEIEQACQLFAAQHKILRILQTMRDVGLGYMKLGQAGNTLSGGEAQRLKLSAELSRRSKGETLYILDEPTTGLHIDDVRRLLEVLHRIVDDGGTMVIIEHNLEVIKSADWVIDLGPEGGIHGGEVVVTGTPEQVMACEASHTGRALWPVLKNQMFEGKRTKTSSSKNILIPQQQPSWNSGLTAD from the coding sequence ATGTCCGAAGAGCCAAACAGCAATTTAAATTCTGAACATAGTAGTAAAATAAATGACATGATTCGGGTAACCGGTGCTTGTGAACACAATCTGAAGAATCTGAGTCTTGATATTCCAAAAGACACTTTGACCGTTTTTACGGGTGTGAGTGGTTCTGGTAAATCATCACTTGCTTTTGACACAATTTTTCAAGAAGGACAAAGAAGATTTGTTGAATCACTATCAGCTTATGCTCGACAATTTCTGGGCCAGTTGGAAAAACCCAAGGTTGAACATATTGAAGGCTTGAGTCCAACCATCTCAGTTGATCAGAAAACTGTTAACCGAAATCCACGCTCGACAGTTGGAACGGTAACTGAAATCTATGACCATCTTCGACTACTTTTTGCTCGTTTAGGGCAACCACATTGTCCTGAATGCAAAACGCCAATTTCCAGTCAAACCCCAGAACAGATTACGGATCATGCTTATGCAGTAGCTCTTGATGAGGCTTGCTCGCTTTTAGCTCCGATGGTTCGAGAGCGAAAAGGAGAGTATCGAAAGGAAATTCAACAGTGGGTACAAGATGGATTTGTCAGGGCCCGGATTGATGGAGAGATTCGTAGGCTTGACGAGGAAATTGAACTTAAAAGATATGAAAAACACAGTATTGAGCTGGTTCTCGACCGACTTGTCTTAAGCTTAGATGAAAAAAGTCGCCTAACAGAAGGCATTGAAAAAGCGCTGAAAATGAGTGAGGGCTTAGTCATTCTGAACTTCGAGGGAGAAGATCATCTCTTCAGTCAATTGAGTGCGTGTCCAACCTGCCAGATTTCACTACCGGAACAGGAACCACGACTTTTCTCTTTCAATGCTCCCCAAGGCGCGTGTCCAACCTGCAATGGCTTAGGTGAGACCCGACAGTTTCTTGAAGACAGACTCTGTGATTCAGAAAAAACTCTTACAGATGGTGCGGTCCAATGTGTGACTGCTAACGGGAATATTCATTTCACAAAAATTGACAAATCCCACCTACATGCAGCGGCCAAGATGCTCGGTCTCGATCTGAATTCATCTTGGGGTGAACTACCTGAGCAGCAGAGAGAGCAGTTTCTCAAAGGAAATGCACAAGTTTCTCTCTATGTGGGCAACGTATTTCGATTCCCCTCCCATCTAAAGAAACAAATCAAAGCAGGTAAATGGGCTGGTGTGATTCCGATTTTGGAATTTGTTTACAGGTTTGCAAAAGGACCCTTGGAGCGCTTTCAAATGCGGGCTGTTTGCCCGGATTGTAGTGGAAGCCGACTGAATGCTATGGCAAGGGCTGTAACTTTCCGAGATCAAAACATTGTTGACCTAGGTGATTGTTCAGTCACTGAAGCGCTCACTTTTTTTGAAGGTTTGGAACTAACCTACAGAGAGGAATTGATTGGTCGGGATCTTTTTCGGGAAATTCGTGCGCGCCTTTCTTTCTTAAGTGAGGTGGGACTCGGCTACCTCAGCCTTCAACGTTCAGCTGCTACGCTTTCTGGAGGCGAAGGCCAGCGTATTCGCTTAGCAAGTCAACTTGGTTCTGGTCTTCAGGGAGTGCTCTACGTCCTCGATGAACCAAGTATCGGTCTGCATCAAAGTGACAATCAGAGATTGATCAAAACTTTGGAAATGCTACGAGACCGTGGAAACACGGTTTTTGTGGTGGAACATGATGAAGAAACCATCCGTGCTGCTGATCATATTATAGATATCGGACCAACAGCGGGTCGAGATGGGGGAAACATTACTGCGCAAGGTGGCTTTCAAGAGATTCTGGACTCTCCTGAATCTGTTACAGCCCAGTTCTTAGTAGGAAAAGAAAAAATGCCAGTTCCTACTGAACGAAGAACTCCAGATGGAAGATGTTTATCAATTAGAAATGCCCGTTTGCATAATCTGTTGGGCTTGGATGTCGAAATTCCCCTGGGACTATTTGTTGTTTTGGCGGGAGTCAGTGGCTCCGGAAAATCGAGCCTAGTGCATGGAATCCTGAGGCCAGCCTTATTGCAACATCTGCAAGGAAACGGAAAAGATGACTCTAATGAACCGACCGAGGAGGAAACATCAAAAGAAATCAAAGGGAAGTGGGATCATGTTACTGGTCTGGAACATCTGGATCGACTGATTGAAATCAATCAGTCCCCCATTGGTCGAACTCCAAGAAGTAATCCGGCTACCTACACCAAAGTTTTTGACCTGATTCGTGATCTCTTCACCATGCTTCCAGAGTCAAGGATTCGTGGATACAACAAGGGGAGATTTTCCTTCAACGTCAAAGGAGGGCGATGCGAAGACTGCAAGGGGGCTGGGTTGAAAACCATTGAAATGCAGTTTCTGAGTGATGTCCAAATTCCCTGTGAAACCTGTGATGGCAAGCGATTCAATGCCGAAACTCTACAGATCCGTTACAAGCACAAAACGATCTTTGAAATTCTTGAACTGACAATCTCAGAAGCTGCTGAACTTTTTGAAAACCAACCAAAAATCCTTCACATCCTTCAGACTCTGCTGGATGTCGGCTTGGGGTATGTCAAGCTTGGGCAGCCATCTACGACCCTCAGTGGGGGTGAGGCTCAACGTGTAAAGTTAGCTTCAGAATTACGAAAAAAATCCACAGGTCGGACACTGTATCTCTTTGATGAACCTACGACAGGACTTCACTTTCAAGACATTCGCACGCTGCTACAGACTTTGGATCGCTTGGCTGAACAGGGTAATAGTGTGCTGGTCATTGAACACAATCTCGATGTTTTGCGCTTTGCCGATCAAGTCATTGAATTGGGACCAGGTGGGGGCAAATTTGGTGGTAAATTGGTGGGCAATGGTACCCCAGAGGAATTGGCTGAATTAAATACTTTAACAGGCGGATTCTTAAAACCACTATTGGAGACGCAGTTAAGTGAAGAATCTCCTAGAGCTGAGGAAGTCAACGAACACAATGCAATAAATGGTTTTCGGAGCGAAAAAAAAGAGCGAGATCTAGTTGTTCGGGGTGCCAGCAAAAACAACCTGCGCCATGTGGATGTTGAAATCCCAAAGCATCAGTTTACGGTCATTACAGGGGTCAGCGGATCGGGTAAGACTTCCCTTGCTTTTGATACCATCTTCGCGGAGGGGCAGGCTCGATATGTTGAATCCCTCTCCACTTATGCAAGAAGGTTTCTCGGCAGAATGGACAAGGCCCCTGTTGATAGCATTGATGGACTTGCTCCAGCGATTGCGATTAATCAGAAAGCTTCCAGTCGTAATCCCCGCTCCATTGTTGCAACCACCACGGAGATTTTTGACTATCTCCGTCTTTTATACGCAAGAATTGGAGTTGCTCATTGCCCAAAGACAGGGTTGCCTCTGAAAAGCTTCACGGCAACTCGGGCTGCCAGATTCCTTATAGATCATTATGATGGAGATCGGCTTGAAATTCTGGCTCCATTGTTTAGGTCTGATTCCAAGCATCCCACCTTACTAAAACATCCAAAGGAATTTCCAGAACATCAGGCAGCGCTTCAACAATCTGGATTCCTGAGAGTTTACGTGGGGGATAAATTAATTTTGTTTGATGATTGGGAGTCCGAATCAAAAAAACTTAAACTTACCAAGTCCGTAGCGGTTTGGTTGGTTGTGGATAGGATCAGAGTGAGTGTCGATGAACAGCAAAGATTAGCTGAAAGCGCTAGCATCGCTTACGAACAGGGAATTGGCTTGTTCTGCGCTCGTCGTCCGGACGACCAAAAGATGATCTGGTTTTCTGAAGTCCCGGGCAATGTTCAAAGCGACTACTACTTGACTCAAGAACTCAACCCAAGAATGTTTTCCTTCAATTCTCACGTTGGAGCATGTCCAGATTGTGATGGACTTGGTGAAATTGAACTGACTGGAAATTTGGATTTTGATGAAGACACAGATTTGGATTCACTAGTTTTTCGTGCTTGTAAAACATGTGATGGTGAAAGGTTAAAGCCCGAGTATCGATCTGTTCTCATTCGACAGAGGAATATCCTCCAGTTGTGCAGATTGCGAGTAGACGAGGCCCTGCGAGAAGTGAGTACTTGGGAACTCAGCGCAACCGAACAGGCGATCGCTGAACAAGCGCTTCATGAAATCCTCAGTCGTTTGAAATTCCTTCACAATGTAGGTCTTGGATACCTCACATTAGATCAGCGATCCAACACGCTCTCAGGTGGCGAGGCTCAACGCATTCGTCTGGCATCTCAAATCGGCTCAGGGTTGACCGGGGTGCTGTATGTCTTGGATGAACCTACCATTGGCCTACACCCGAGAGATACCGAGCGATTATTGAAAACTTTGCTACAGCTACGTGACCTTGGAAACACGGTCCTGCTAGTTGAACATGATCTTGATGTTATCAATCGTGCGGATCATCTGATTGATATTGGTCCAGGGGCTGGACACTATGGTGGAAAAATCATCGCATCTGGAACACCAGGAGACCTAGCCTTGGATTCAGAATCCCTCACAGGGCAATACTTGAGTCATCGACAAAGAATTCTGATCCCACACAGGAGACTTCCCAATCCAGCACGACAGATCACGATCTCAAACGCCAAGGTAAATAACCTCAAGGACATTTCCGTTGACATCCCAAAGGGTTGTCTGACTGTTGTGACTGGCGTGAGTGGTTCAGGCAAATCTTCTCTGATCATTGATGTCCTGCAGAAAGCTGTCGCAAAGAAGCTTTCTGGGTATGTTGGTGAAATCGGAGAACACAAGACGATCAAGGGACTAGAGCAATTAAAATATCTCAGAATCATTGATCAAGAGCCGATAGGGCGTACACCCAGAAGTAATCCCTCAACGTATACAGGCGCACTGTCACCAATCCGGGATCTTTTTTCAAAACTTCCTGCAGCAAGGCAAAGAGGATTTGCTCCTAGGCGTTTTTCTTTTAATTCTGTCGAAGGAAGATGTGCGGCCTGCGATGGTCTGGGATATCATCTGATTGAAATGCACTTTCTCTCCGATGTTTGGGTAACTTGTGATCAATGTCAGGGCAAGAGATACAATCGAGAAACTTTGAGTGTAGAGTACAAGGGACACACAATCGCAGATGTACTCAACCTTGAAATTGAACAGGCTTGTCAACTGTTTGCAGCTCAGCACAAGATTTTAAGAATTCTGCAGACCATGAGAGATGTGGGCCTTGGCTATATGAAGTTGGGTCAGGCAGGGAATACTCTGTCAGGAGGGGAAGCACAGCGGCTGAAGCTCTCGGCTGAACTCTCTCGCAGATCAAAAGGAGAAACACTTTATATTCTTGATGAACCAACCACGGGTCTGCACATTGATGATGTGAGGCGTTTATTAGAAGTACTGCATAGAATTGTGGATGATGGGGGAACAATGGTGATCATTGAGCACAATTTGGAAGTCATCAAATCAGCTGATTGGGTTATTGATCTTGGACCAGAAGGGGGTATTCACGGAGGAGAGGTAGTCGTCACTGGAACCCCTGAACAAGTCATGGCTTGTGAAGCGAGTCATACTGGAAGAGCACTTTGGCCTGTTCTTAAAAACCAGATGTTTGAAGGGAAACGCACCAAAACCAGTTCATCAAAAAATATTTTGATTCCTCAGCAGCAACCATCATGGAATTCAGGACTTACGGCTGACTAA
- a CDS encoding putative sulfate exporter family transporter, whose product MASIKSADSNFSSKIKELKEILPGFLLAVLVGYFSFLLSEIIGENILSFEKSPISPVMLAIIIGILASNLISIPKSCDSGLIFSGKKVLSFGIVLLGFQLSLPNIFDSGLEAIPVVLGCIITGIIFTIFLSRMLGLPRNLGILIAVGTSICGVTAIVATGPIIRAKKEEIAYAVSVITVFGILATIGYPYLANHLFENDPTKVGYFLGTAVHDTSQVTGSALLYADLFNQPLALEIAVITKLFRNICMIFVLPLIAYFSSVYGNNFEYEYTTESQPKLKLQRYFPLFIIWFLLMAGVRSLGDFSLESTEKVVGVISKENWKGFGEILKSFTVQVLVIALAAIGLNTRFANLKELGLKPFAVGCFAASTVGLVSYLLVG is encoded by the coding sequence GTGGCATCAATAAAATCTGCAGACTCAAATTTTTCATCAAAAATTAAAGAATTAAAAGAAATTTTACCAGGTTTTCTACTTGCTGTTTTAGTTGGTTACTTCAGTTTCCTTCTCAGTGAAATAATTGGTGAAAATATTTTGAGTTTTGAGAAATCACCCATCTCTCCAGTAATGCTCGCAATCATCATTGGAATTTTAGCCAGCAATCTAATCTCAATTCCAAAATCATGTGATTCAGGGTTGATATTTTCTGGAAAAAAAGTGTTAAGTTTTGGGATTGTCCTTCTTGGATTTCAATTGAGTCTTCCTAATATTTTTGACTCTGGCTTAGAGGCTATCCCAGTTGTTTTAGGTTGCATTATCACCGGGATCATTTTTACGATTTTCCTATCTAGGATGCTTGGTCTTCCAAGGAATCTGGGGATTTTGATAGCGGTAGGTACTTCAATCTGCGGAGTTACTGCGATTGTGGCAACTGGTCCAATCATTCGGGCCAAGAAGGAAGAGATTGCTTATGCTGTTTCAGTGATTACAGTCTTTGGGATATTAGCCACTATTGGGTATCCGTATTTAGCAAATCATCTTTTTGAAAATGATCCCACGAAAGTTGGTTACTTCTTGGGTACAGCTGTTCATGACACATCACAAGTGACTGGTTCAGCCTTACTTTATGCTGATCTTTTTAATCAACCTCTAGCTTTAGAAATTGCTGTCATCACAAAATTATTCAGAAATATATGCATGATTTTTGTCTTACCTTTAATTGCATATTTCTCTTCAGTTTATGGAAATAATTTTGAGTATGAATATACAACTGAATCACAACCAAAACTCAAACTTCAAAGGTATTTTCCTCTATTTATAATTTGGTTTTTATTGATGGCAGGTGTTAGGTCACTAGGAGATTTTAGTTTAGAATCTACTGAGAAAGTTGTTGGAGTGATTTCTAAAGAAAATTGGAAGGGATTTGGTGAGATTCTTAAGTCGTTTACAGTTCAGGTATTAGTTATTGCCTTGGCTGCAATTGGATTGAATACCAGATTTGCAAATCTTAAAGAGTTGGGTTTAAAACCTTTTGCAGTTGGTTGCTTTGCTGCTTCAACAGTTGGGCTAGTGAGCTATCTCTTGGTTGGGTGA
- a CDS encoding UxaA family hydrolase, which yields MSLGYEGRKIIGYRRENGRVGVRNHVLILPLDDISNAACEAVANNIKGTIAIPHAYGRLQFGEDLELHFKTIIGTGSNPNIAACVVIGIEPGWTQRVVDGIATTGKPVEGFSIEQNGDLKTIMNASRAAKEMVHYATEIQREECDISELWISTKCGESDTTTGLGANPTVGNMYDKLLPVGITGCFGETSEITGAEHICRRRAVNEEVGDRWYKMWKAYQDEVIFAHQTDDLSDSQPTKGNIAGGLTTIEEKALGNLEKIGRTSMYKEILGPAETPNSGEGLYFMDSSSAAAECVTIMAAGGFVIHTFPTGQGNVIGHPIVPVIKITANPRTIRTMSEHIDVDVSGILRREMTIDQAGDVLIEMICRTANGRNTAAEALGHREFSMTKLYRSA from the coding sequence ATGTCATTAGGTTATGAAGGCAGGAAAATAATTGGCTATCGCCGTGAAAACGGCAGGGTTGGCGTCAGAAACCATGTGCTTATTCTTCCTTTGGATGATATTTCCAACGCAGCTTGTGAGGCCGTTGCAAATAACATCAAGGGGACAATAGCGATACCTCATGCATATGGTCGACTCCAGTTCGGAGAAGATCTTGAGCTACACTTCAAAACAATCATTGGAACTGGATCAAACCCTAACATTGCTGCTTGTGTAGTCATAGGGATTGAGCCGGGTTGGACTCAAAGAGTGGTAGATGGAATTGCCACAACAGGAAAACCAGTAGAAGGGTTCTCTATAGAGCAAAATGGTGATTTGAAAACCATTATGAATGCAAGCCGTGCTGCTAAAGAAATGGTACATTATGCTACAGAAATTCAACGGGAGGAATGTGATATTTCTGAGTTGTGGATCTCAACAAAATGTGGCGAAAGCGACACGACAACTGGGTTGGGTGCTAATCCCACTGTAGGAAACATGTATGACAAGCTGCTACCTGTTGGAATAACTGGTTGCTTCGGTGAAACCTCTGAGATTACCGGAGCTGAGCACATCTGCCGGCGGCGTGCAGTCAATGAAGAAGTTGGAGATCGCTGGTATAAGATGTGGAAAGCATACCAAGACGAAGTGATCTTTGCACATCAAACCGATGATCTTTCTGATAGCCAGCCAACTAAAGGCAATATCGCAGGTGGTCTTACTACGATTGAAGAAAAAGCTCTCGGAAATCTTGAGAAAATTGGACGTACTTCAATGTATAAGGAAATTCTTGGACCTGCTGAGACACCAAACTCAGGTGAGGGGCTTTACTTTATGGATTCTTCATCCGCTGCCGCTGAGTGTGTGACGATCATGGCGGCTGGTGGATTTGTGATCCACACCTTCCCAACTGGGCAAGGTAACGTGATTGGCCACCCAATCGTGCCTGTGATAAAAATTACAGCGAATCCGAGAACTATCCGGACAATGAGTGAACACATTGATGTCGATGTTTCAGGAATTCTAAGAAGGGAAATGACAATTGATCAGGCGGGTGACGTTTTGATCGAAATGATCTGCCGAACTGCAAATGGTAGAAACACAGCAGCAGAAGCACTTGGACATCGAGAATTTTCAATGACAAAGCTTTATCGAAGTGCGTAA
- a CDS encoding UxaA family hydrolase: MAEIPHLLVHNRRDNVGVVVVENLEANTDMLCCITEDNSTFRLTSKMDVPIGHKIALLDLKSGETATKYGEDIGKIVTDVAQGDHVHTHNCKTKRW; this comes from the coding sequence GTGGCTGAAATTCCACATTTGTTGGTGCATAACCGCAGAGACAATGTTGGTGTGGTTGTAGTTGAGAACTTGGAAGCCAATACCGACATGCTTTGTTGCATTACAGAAGATAATTCCACCTTTCGCTTGACCTCTAAGATGGACGTCCCAATTGGTCATAAAATCGCGCTCTTGGATCTGAAGAGTGGCGAAACTGCAACTAAATATGGGGAAGACATTGGTAAAATCGTGACTGACGTTGCTCAAGGCGACCATGTTCACACGCACAATTGCAAAACCAAGCGCTGGTAG
- a CDS encoding alcohol dehydrogenase catalytic domain-containing protein, translated as MKALIYTGPEKVIYTDASDPEPRPEEALVRVDSVGICGSDMHAFLGHDERRPAPLILGHEAAGIVVQGEMEGKRVTFNPLATCGKCKACQRGQDNICPSRQIISMQPRQGAFAELVAIPQINLVAVPDQIDLNQAALAEPIACGWHAAKLSQRSISIDLGSANALVIGGGSIGVSSALSLKALGISDVVVCEPNEIRRNYLTEKCGLQMVHSDELDVNTYFDVIIDGAGFESSRELASAKVQPGGTIVHIGLGSAKGGLDIRRLTLQEITFIGSYTYTHQDFREAAQAMFGGRLGSLNWAIQRPLWEGQQAFEEIRSGSIAAPKTILKPN; from the coding sequence ATGAAAGCTTTGATTTACACTGGTCCTGAAAAGGTGATCTACACGGACGCATCGGATCCAGAACCGCGACCAGAAGAAGCGCTTGTTCGAGTGGATAGTGTGGGGATTTGTGGTTCAGACATGCACGCATTTCTAGGTCATGATGAAAGAAGACCAGCCCCACTTATCCTGGGTCATGAGGCTGCTGGGATTGTAGTGCAGGGGGAAATGGAAGGCAAACGTGTGACTTTTAACCCGCTTGCCACGTGTGGAAAATGCAAAGCTTGTCAACGTGGTCAGGATAATATTTGTCCAAGTCGACAGATCATTTCGATGCAACCCCGACAAGGCGCGTTTGCAGAACTTGTAGCCATTCCTCAGATCAATTTGGTTGCAGTCCCTGATCAAATTGATCTAAATCAGGCTGCTCTGGCAGAACCCATCGCTTGTGGCTGGCACGCTGCAAAATTAAGCCAAAGAAGTATTTCAATCGATTTGGGTTCAGCTAATGCGCTTGTGATTGGAGGGGGATCAATCGGAGTCAGTAGCGCCTTGAGTCTAAAAGCACTTGGAATTTCAGATGTTGTAGTTTGTGAACCCAATGAGATTCGCAGAAATTATCTCACTGAAAAATGTGGACTTCAGATGGTTCATTCAGATGAACTGGATGTAAATACATATTTTGACGTGATCATTGACGGAGCGGGCTTTGAGTCAAGCCGTGAACTGGCATCAGCGAAAGTCCAACCAGGTGGGACTATCGTTCACATTGGTTTAGGATCAGCCAAGGGAGGATTAGATATTCGCCGACTAACGCTTCAAGAAATCACTTTCATTGGCAGTTACACTTACACCCACCAAGACTTCAGAGAGGCTGCTCAAGCAATGTTTGGTGGTAGGCTGGGCTCTCTGAATTGGGCTATCCAACGTCCTCTTTGGGAGGGACAGCAGGCTTTTGAAGAAATTCGATCCGGGAGCATTGCTGCTCCAAAAACCATTTTAAAACCTAACTAG
- a CDS encoding SDR family oxidoreductase → MGGIASQLFDVSGKVACVTGASSGLGKRAATVLAQAGATVIGVARREAELRDWQSLAGPKTGYIVHDLSDRTKLPALAEEITKSYGSPDILVHAAGINPRQTADQVTSDQWELTLWLNLSLPFFLSELFVESMKQKGWGRIVNFASLQTTRAFPAGIAYGTSKGGVGQLTRAMAEAWSRDGINVNAIGPGFFLTELTKVVFEDSERSSRNAKQTCIGRNGNLEDLDGPLLFFCSEASRYVTGQILMVDGGFTAK, encoded by the coding sequence ATGGGTGGGATTGCTAGTCAGCTTTTCGATGTGTCGGGTAAGGTTGCTTGTGTGACAGGTGCCAGTTCAGGTTTAGGCAAGCGGGCAGCTACAGTGTTAGCACAAGCTGGAGCAACTGTAATTGGAGTGGCTCGAAGAGAAGCAGAGTTACGAGATTGGCAAAGTTTAGCTGGACCAAAAACTGGATATATCGTTCATGATTTATCAGATAGAACGAAATTACCCGCACTTGCTGAGGAAATTACCAAATCTTATGGAAGTCCAGACATTTTGGTCCATGCAGCCGGAATAAATCCGCGTCAGACTGCAGACCAAGTCACTTCAGATCAATGGGAGTTAACCCTTTGGTTAAACCTCTCTCTGCCTTTTTTCCTGAGTGAATTGTTTGTTGAATCTATGAAGCAGAAAGGTTGGGGTAGAATCGTTAATTTTGCTTCCCTACAGACCACCAGAGCCTTCCCAGCAGGGATTGCCTACGGTACTTCAAAGGGGGGGGTTGGGCAATTGACGCGTGCAATGGCAGAAGCCTGGTCCAGAGATGGAATCAATGTCAATGCAATCGGCCCCGGTTTTTTTCTTACTGAACTGACCAAGGTGGTTTTTGAAGATTCAGAAAGATCATCAAGAAACGCAAAGCAGACGTGCATTGGACGAAACGGCAACTTGGAAGATTTAGATGGCCCACTGTTATTCTTTTGTTCGGAAGCCTCTCGATACGTAACTGGCCAAATTCTAATGGTAGATGGAGGATTTACCGCAAAATGA